The following is a genomic window from Lysinibacillus sp. JNUCC-52.
CGTTACTCACGACTTTTTTAACTTTACTTAGGGATTCAGGTAAAAATATAACACGTATTGCAGCTGTCATGGATATGCGTGGCGGCAACTTTTTTGATTCGCTAATTGGAGCGCTCGACCATATATTAAAAGAAGGCGATATCGTTGTCCGCATTTTATTTTTAGATGCAGATGATGCAACGCTTGTGAGACGTTATAAGGAAACGAGACGTGCACATCCATTAGCTGTAACTGGTTTACCTCTTGATGGCATTAAACAAGAACGCGTACTGCTATCAGAAGTAAAAGGCCGCGCTAATTTCGTTTATAATACGTCAAATATGAAACCAAAAGAGTTACGTGAGAAAATCGTGAAAGCATTTGCAAGTGATGCAGATCACACTTTTTCAGTTAATATTATGTCCTTTGGATATAAACACGGTATGCCAATTGATGCAGACTTAGTATTTGATGTGCGCTTTTTAAAAAATCCTTATTATGTAGAGGAATTGCGCCCTAAAACTGGTTTGCAAACAGAAGTCTCTTCTTATGTATTAGCGTTAGAGGATACACAAATCCTAATTCAAAAACTAACGGATTTGTTTGAATTTATGATACCGCTTTATAAACAAGAGGGGAAATCGCAACTTGTCATTGCTTTTGGTTGTACAGGAGGACAGCATCGTTCGGTGACTTTAGCAGAATATTTTGGCGCTTGCTTGGCCAAAAAAGAAAATGCTGTGATATCGCACCGTGACATCAATCGAAGAAAGGATTGAGTGAATGGGGAAAAAGCATACAAGGCTAGTTGTAATAGGTGGTGGTACTGGCCTTTCTACGTTACTACGTGGTTTAAAGCATCACCCGTTTGATATCACTGCAATCGTAACAGTTGCGGATGATGGTGGTTCCTCAGGACGTTTACGTGATGATTATGATATCCCCCCGCCTGGGGATGTTCGTAATGTCATTGCAGCATTATCGGATGTGGAGCCACTCGTTGAGCAAATGTTTCAATATCGTTTTTCCGTATCAGAAGATTTAAATGGTCATTCTCTTGGCAATTTAATGTTAACGGCCTTAACCGATATTACTGGAGATTTTAGCCATGCTATTAGCGAAATGGGAAAAGTTTTAAAAGTACATGGTCGAGTAATTCCAGCTGCTAATAAAAAAATTACTTTACATGCCGAACTAGAAGATGGGGCAGTAATTCAAGGTGAGTCGAAAATTCCTACTGCTGGAAAGCGCATTGACCGCGTTTTTTTAGTGCCTGAAAATGTGCAGCCGTTACCAGAAGCAATACGCGCAATTAATCGTGCTGACTATATTTTAATAGGACCTGGTAGCTTATATACAAGTATTATTCCTAATTTGCTAGTAAAAGAAATTGGAGAAGCTGTAGTTAGAGCAAAGGGACGAAAAATTTATGTATGTAATTTAATGACCCAAAAAGGGGAGACCATTTCTTATACAGCAGGTGACCATGTTGAGGCAATTCACAAGCATGTTGGACATTCCTTTATTGATGCTATTTTAGTAAATGATGAACAACTTCCACATCCTGTTAAAGAGCTTTATAAAGAGGAATGTGCGGAACCCGTAACATTCGATGTTGGAAAGCTTGAAAGTATGGGATTAGAGGTTATTAAACGTGATATTGCAACCATTCGACCAGATGGGACAGTGCGCCATAATGCTGCAAATGTGGCACAATGGCTTGTGGATTATGCAAAAATCTTACCGAAAAAGTAAGGAAGCCAACAATAGAGTCCTAAAGAATGCTTGTTGTATATGGTAAGATGAACATATACATAGAAATAAAGGTCGAAAGGAGGGCGTAATATGTCATTTGCTTCAGAAACGAAAAAAGAGCTGACGCAAGTAGAAGCGGACGATTATTGTATGAAAGCAGAAGTATCTGCATTAATTCGTATGAATGGTTCATTATCTTTTGCAAACAAGCAACTTAGTTTAGACGTACAAACCGAAAATGCAGCGATTGCAAGAAGGCTTTACACTATTATGAAGAAGTTGTATCCATATAACGTAGAGCTACTTGTACGTAAGAAAATGCGTTTGAAAAAAAATAACGTGTATATATGTCGTGTGCGAGAAGGGGCGCGGGAGTTACTTATTGATTTAGCGATAATATCGGATGATTTCCAATTCAATCACACAATTTCTAAAGAGCTTATAAAAAAGAGTGGCCATAAAAGAGCTTACTTACGTGGAGCATTTTTAGCAGGTGGCTCGGTAAATAACCCAGAAACGTCTGCCTATCACTTAGAAATTTATTCTTTGTATAAAGAACACGGTGAAGCATTAATGGATTTAATGAATGAATTTGAGTTAAATGCAAAAACAATTGAACGAAAGAA
Proteins encoded in this region:
- a CDS encoding gluconeogenesis factor YvcK family protein → MGKKHTRLVVIGGGTGLSTLLRGLKHHPFDITAIVTVADDGGSSGRLRDDYDIPPPGDVRNVIAALSDVEPLVEQMFQYRFSVSEDLNGHSLGNLMLTALTDITGDFSHAISEMGKVLKVHGRVIPAANKKITLHAELEDGAVIQGESKIPTAGKRIDRVFLVPENVQPLPEAIRAINRADYILIGPGSLYTSIIPNLLVKEIGEAVVRAKGRKIYVCNLMTQKGETISYTAGDHVEAIHKHVGHSFIDAILVNDEQLPHPVKELYKEECAEPVTFDVGKLESMGLEVIKRDIATIRPDGTVRHNAANVAQWLVDYAKILPKK
- the whiA gene encoding DNA-binding protein WhiA — translated: MSFASETKKELTQVEADDYCMKAEVSALIRMNGSLSFANKQLSLDVQTENAAIARRLYTIMKKLYPYNVELLVRKKMRLKKNNVYICRVREGARELLIDLAIISDDFQFNHTISKELIKKSGHKRAYLRGAFLAGGSVNNPETSAYHLEIYSLYKEHGEALMDLMNEFELNAKTIERKKGFVTYLKEAEKISDFLNIVGAHQAMMKFEDVRILRDMRNSVNRIVNCETANLNKTIGAALRQVENIRFIENSVGLDQLPEKLREIARLRVEYQDVTLKELGEMVSSGTVSKSGVNHRLRKIDEIADALRRGEKIGG
- the rapZ gene encoding RNase adapter RapZ — protein: MTVVVESQQCTHELVIITGMSGAGKTVAIQSFEDLGYYCIDNLPPALLTTFLTLLRDSGKNITRIAAVMDMRGGNFFDSLIGALDHILKEGDIVVRILFLDADDATLVRRYKETRRAHPLAVTGLPLDGIKQERVLLSEVKGRANFVYNTSNMKPKELREKIVKAFASDADHTFSVNIMSFGYKHGMPIDADLVFDVRFLKNPYYVEELRPKTGLQTEVSSYVLALEDTQILIQKLTDLFEFMIPLYKQEGKSQLVIAFGCTGGQHRSVTLAEYFGACLAKKENAVISHRDINRRKD